From Carya illinoinensis cultivar Pawnee chromosome 5, C.illinoinensisPawnee_v1, whole genome shotgun sequence, one genomic window encodes:
- the LOC122311481 gene encoding AP-1 complex subunit gamma-2-like isoform X3 translates to MNPFSSGTRLRDMIRAIRACKTAAEERAVVRKECAAIRSSINENDHDYRHRNIAKLMFIHMLGYPTHFGQMECLKLIASAEFPEKRIGYLGLMLLLDERQEVLMLVTNSLKQDLNHANQYIVGLALCALGNICSAEMARDLAPEVERLLQFRDPNTRKKAALCAIRIIKKVPDLAENFINPAAALLKEKHHGVLITGVQLCTDLCKVSAEALEYCRKKCTGGLVRTLKDVANSPYAPEYDIAGITDPFLHIRLLRLLHVLGQGDADVSDLMNDILAQVATKTETNKNAGNAILYECVETIMSIEDNGGLRVLAINILGRFLSNRDNNIRYVALNMLMKAITVDTQAVQRHRATIVECVKDSDASIRKRALELVYLLVNESNVKPLTKELIEYLERSDQEFKGDLTAKICSIIAKFSPEKIWYIDQMLKVLSEAGNFVKDEVWHALIVVISNASDLHGYTVRALYRAFQTSAEQQETLVRVAVWCIGEYGDLLVKNVGVLDIEDPITVTESDAVDVVEVAIKHHTSDLTTKAMSLIALLKLSSRFPSSSERIQDIIIQNRGSLVLELQQRSIEFNSVIEKHHNIRSALVERMPVLDEATFIGRRAGSTPATVSTSNGPSLNLPNGVTKPPAAPLVDLLDLSSDDAPAPSSSGADFLQDLLGVDLSPASKQPGISGTNQAPRTGTDVLLDLLSIETPPASPITDILSSSQVYKSPHASLEGLSSPSALSTRAATPAGAAPMMDLLDGFVPNSPISDNGPVYPSIVAFESSSLRIMFNFSKARGNPQTTSIQATFTNLSPNVYTDFIFQAAVPKFLQLHLDPASSNTLPAGGNGSITQNLRVINSQHGKKSLVMRMRIAYKSNDEDILEEGQVSNFPRGL, encoded by the exons ATGAATCCGTTCTCTTCCGGAACGCGCCTTCG GGACATGATTCGGGCTATACGTGCCTGCAAAACTGCAGCAGAGGAACGTGCTGTTGTAAGAAAAGAGTGTGCTGCTATTCGCTCCTCAATTAATGAAAATGATCACGATTATAGGCATCGTAACATTGCAAAGCTCATGTTCATACACATGCTTGGCTACCCCACACATTTTGGTCAAATGGAATGCCTTAAGTTGATTGCATCTGCTGAATTTCCAGAGAAGAGAATCGGCTATCTTGGCCTCATGTTGCTTCTTGATGAAAGACAAGAAGTTCTCATGTTGGTCACAAACTCACTAAAACA AGATCTCAATCATGCAAATCAGTATATTGTGGGACTTGCTCTTTGTGCTTTAGGGAATATTTGTTCAGCAGAGATGGCTCGTGATCTTGCACCAGAAGTAGAAAGGTTGTTGCAATTTCGAGATCCGAATACTCGGAAAAAA GCAGCTTTGTGTGCTATAAGGATTATAAAGAAAGTACCAGACCTGGcggaaaattttataaatcctgCTGCTGCCTTACTTAAAGAAAAGCATCATGGAGTTTTAATAACAGGAGTTCAACTTTGTACAGATCTATGTAAAGTCAGTGCAGAAGCTCTGGAATATTGCAGAAAG AAGTGTACTGGGGGTTTGGTCAGAACTTTAAAGGATGTTGCAAACAGCCCATATGCACCTGAGTATGATATTGCTGGCATCACGGACCCTTTCCTCCATATTAGATTGCTTAGACTTTTGCATGTGTTGGGCCAAGGGGATGCAGATGTTAGTGACTTGATGAATGACATACTTGCCCAG GTGGCAACAAAAACAGAGACAAATAAGAATGCTGGCAATGCTATTCTGTATGAATGCGTTGAAACTATCATGAGCATTGAAGATAATGGTGGTTTACGTGTGCTTGCTATCAATATCTTGGGACGATTCTTGTCAAATCGTGACAACAATATCAG ATATGTTGCATTAAACATGCTGATGAAGGCTATAACGGTAGATACTCAAGCAGTGCAGAGACATCGGGCAACAATCGTGGAATGTGTAAAG GACTCAGATGCTTCAATTAGGAAAAGAGCCCTTGAACTTGTTTATCTTTTAGTAAATGAGAGCAATGTGAAGCCTTTGACAAAAGAGCTGATTGAATATCTAGAGAGAAGTGATCAAGAATTCAAGGGAGATCTTACtgccaaaatttgttccataaTTGCAAA GTTTTCACCTGAGAAAATATGGTACATTGATCAGATGCTCAAGGTTCTCTCTGAG GCTGGAAATTTTGTAAAAGATGAAGTCTGGCATGCACTTATCGTTGTGATAAGCAATGCTTCTGATCTCCATGGATATACTGTAAGGGCCTTATACCGAGCATTCCAAACTTCGGCTGAACAG CAGGAAACTCTTGTTCGAGTGGCAGTTTGGTGCATAGGAGAATATGGTGACTTGTTGGTCAAGAATGTTGGGGTGCTTGACATAGAGGATCCAATAACT GTAACAGAATCTGATGCTGTGGATGTGGTAGAGGTTGCCATTAAGCATCATACATCAGATCTCACTACTAAAGCTATGTCTTTGATTGCTCTGTTAAAGCTCTCTTCTCGCTTTCCATCTTCTTCAGA GCGGATCCAAGATATTATCATTCAAAACAGAGGAAGCCTTGTGCTTGAATTGCAGCAGAGATCCATCGAATTCAATTCTGTTATTGAGAAGCATCATAATATTAG GTCTGCGCTGGTTGAAAGGATGCCTGTCCTAGACGAGGCAACTTTCATTGGAAGGAGGGCTGGTTCGACACCAGCAACAGTTTCAACTTCCAATGGGCCATCACTTAATCTTCCTAATGGAGTCACTAAACCTCCTGCAGCCCCTCTTGTAGATTTACTTGATCTAAGTTCAGATGATGCCCCCGCACCTAGCTCTTCTGGTGCAGATTTTCTTCAGGATCTTCTTGGTGTTGATCTTTCACCAGCATCAAAACAACCTG GAATTTCTGGTACAAATCAGGCTCCAAGAACTGGCACAGATGTTCTACTGGATCTCTTGTCTATTGAAACACCTCCTGCCTCACCTATAACTGACATATTATCTAGCAGTCAAGTTTACAAATCACCACATGCATCATTGGAGGGACTCTCCTCTCCATCTGCACTCTCTACACGAGCTGCTACTCCTGCAGGAGCTGCTCCTATGATGGATTTGTTGGATGGCTTTGTCCCCAATTCACCAATATCTG ACAACGGTCCAGTTTACCCATCCATCGTCGCGTTTGAGAGCAGCTCCTTGAGAATAATGTTTAACTTCTCTAAGGCACGTGGAAACCCACAAACAACATCAATCCAGGCTACTTTTACAAATTTGTCACCAAATGTCTATACAGATTTTATTTTCCAGGCAGCAGTTCCAAAG TTTCTTCAACTGCACTTAGATCCAGCTAGTAGCAATACTCTCCCTGCAGGTGGTAATGGATCCATCACACAAAATTTAAGAGTCATTAACAGTCAACATGGAAAG AAATCTCTTGTCATGCGAATGAGGATAGCTTATAAGAGCAACGATGAAGATATTTTGGAGGAAGGGCAAGTCAGCAATTTCCCTCGTGGTTTGTGA
- the LOC122311481 gene encoding AP-1 complex subunit gamma-2-like isoform X2, whose product MNPFSSGTRLRDMIRAIRACKTAAEERAVVRKECAAIRSSINENDHDYRHRNIAKLMFIHMLGYPTHFGQMECLKLIASAEFPEKRIGYLGLMLLLDERQEVLMLVTNSLKQDLNHANQYIVGLALCALGNICSAEMARDLAPEVERLLQFRDPNTRKKAALCAIRIIKKVPDLAENFINPAAALLKEKHHGVLITGVQLCTDLCKVSAEALEYCRKKCTGGLVRTLKDVANSPYAPEYDIAGITDPFLHIRLLRLLHVLGQGDADVSDLMNDILAQVATKTETNKNAGNAILYECVETIMSIEDNGGLRVLAINILGRFLSNRDNNIRYVALNMLMKAITVDTQAVQRHRATIVECVKDSDASIRKRALELVYLLVNESNVKPLTKELIEYLERSDQEFKGDLTAKICSIIAKFSPEKIWYIDQMLKVLSEAGNFVKDEVWHALIVVISNASDLHGYTVRALYRAFQTSAEQETLVRVAVWCIGEYGDLLVKNVGVLDIEDPITVTESDAVDVVEVAIKHHTSDLTTKAMSLIALLKLSSRFPSSSERIQDIIIQNRGSLVLELQQRSIEFNSVIEKHHNIRSALVERMPVLDEATFIGRRAGSTPATVSTSNGPSLNLPNGVTKPPAAPLVDLLDLSSDDAPAPSSSGADFLQDLLGVDLSPASKQPGISGTNQAPRTGTDVLLDLLSIETPPASPITDILSSSQVYKSPHASLEGLSSPSALSTRAATPAGAAPMMDLLDGFVPNSPISEDNGPVYPSIVAFESSSLRIMFNFSKARGNPQTTSIQATFTNLSPNVYTDFIFQAAVPKFLQLHLDPASSNTLPAGGNGSITQNLRVINSQHGKKSLVMRMRIAYKSNDEDILEEGQVSNFPRGL is encoded by the exons ATGAATCCGTTCTCTTCCGGAACGCGCCTTCG GGACATGATTCGGGCTATACGTGCCTGCAAAACTGCAGCAGAGGAACGTGCTGTTGTAAGAAAAGAGTGTGCTGCTATTCGCTCCTCAATTAATGAAAATGATCACGATTATAGGCATCGTAACATTGCAAAGCTCATGTTCATACACATGCTTGGCTACCCCACACATTTTGGTCAAATGGAATGCCTTAAGTTGATTGCATCTGCTGAATTTCCAGAGAAGAGAATCGGCTATCTTGGCCTCATGTTGCTTCTTGATGAAAGACAAGAAGTTCTCATGTTGGTCACAAACTCACTAAAACA AGATCTCAATCATGCAAATCAGTATATTGTGGGACTTGCTCTTTGTGCTTTAGGGAATATTTGTTCAGCAGAGATGGCTCGTGATCTTGCACCAGAAGTAGAAAGGTTGTTGCAATTTCGAGATCCGAATACTCGGAAAAAA GCAGCTTTGTGTGCTATAAGGATTATAAAGAAAGTACCAGACCTGGcggaaaattttataaatcctgCTGCTGCCTTACTTAAAGAAAAGCATCATGGAGTTTTAATAACAGGAGTTCAACTTTGTACAGATCTATGTAAAGTCAGTGCAGAAGCTCTGGAATATTGCAGAAAG AAGTGTACTGGGGGTTTGGTCAGAACTTTAAAGGATGTTGCAAACAGCCCATATGCACCTGAGTATGATATTGCTGGCATCACGGACCCTTTCCTCCATATTAGATTGCTTAGACTTTTGCATGTGTTGGGCCAAGGGGATGCAGATGTTAGTGACTTGATGAATGACATACTTGCCCAG GTGGCAACAAAAACAGAGACAAATAAGAATGCTGGCAATGCTATTCTGTATGAATGCGTTGAAACTATCATGAGCATTGAAGATAATGGTGGTTTACGTGTGCTTGCTATCAATATCTTGGGACGATTCTTGTCAAATCGTGACAACAATATCAG ATATGTTGCATTAAACATGCTGATGAAGGCTATAACGGTAGATACTCAAGCAGTGCAGAGACATCGGGCAACAATCGTGGAATGTGTAAAG GACTCAGATGCTTCAATTAGGAAAAGAGCCCTTGAACTTGTTTATCTTTTAGTAAATGAGAGCAATGTGAAGCCTTTGACAAAAGAGCTGATTGAATATCTAGAGAGAAGTGATCAAGAATTCAAGGGAGATCTTACtgccaaaatttgttccataaTTGCAAA GTTTTCACCTGAGAAAATATGGTACATTGATCAGATGCTCAAGGTTCTCTCTGAG GCTGGAAATTTTGTAAAAGATGAAGTCTGGCATGCACTTATCGTTGTGATAAGCAATGCTTCTGATCTCCATGGATATACTGTAAGGGCCTTATACCGAGCATTCCAAACTTCGGCTGAACAG GAAACTCTTGTTCGAGTGGCAGTTTGGTGCATAGGAGAATATGGTGACTTGTTGGTCAAGAATGTTGGGGTGCTTGACATAGAGGATCCAATAACT GTAACAGAATCTGATGCTGTGGATGTGGTAGAGGTTGCCATTAAGCATCATACATCAGATCTCACTACTAAAGCTATGTCTTTGATTGCTCTGTTAAAGCTCTCTTCTCGCTTTCCATCTTCTTCAGA GCGGATCCAAGATATTATCATTCAAAACAGAGGAAGCCTTGTGCTTGAATTGCAGCAGAGATCCATCGAATTCAATTCTGTTATTGAGAAGCATCATAATATTAG GTCTGCGCTGGTTGAAAGGATGCCTGTCCTAGACGAGGCAACTTTCATTGGAAGGAGGGCTGGTTCGACACCAGCAACAGTTTCAACTTCCAATGGGCCATCACTTAATCTTCCTAATGGAGTCACTAAACCTCCTGCAGCCCCTCTTGTAGATTTACTTGATCTAAGTTCAGATGATGCCCCCGCACCTAGCTCTTCTGGTGCAGATTTTCTTCAGGATCTTCTTGGTGTTGATCTTTCACCAGCATCAAAACAACCTG GAATTTCTGGTACAAATCAGGCTCCAAGAACTGGCACAGATGTTCTACTGGATCTCTTGTCTATTGAAACACCTCCTGCCTCACCTATAACTGACATATTATCTAGCAGTCAAGTTTACAAATCACCACATGCATCATTGGAGGGACTCTCCTCTCCATCTGCACTCTCTACACGAGCTGCTACTCCTGCAGGAGCTGCTCCTATGATGGATTTGTTGGATGGCTTTGTCCCCAATTCACCAATATCTG AAGACAACGGTCCAGTTTACCCATCCATCGTCGCGTTTGAGAGCAGCTCCTTGAGAATAATGTTTAACTTCTCTAAGGCACGTGGAAACCCACAAACAACATCAATCCAGGCTACTTTTACAAATTTGTCACCAAATGTCTATACAGATTTTATTTTCCAGGCAGCAGTTCCAAAG TTTCTTCAACTGCACTTAGATCCAGCTAGTAGCAATACTCTCCCTGCAGGTGGTAATGGATCCATCACACAAAATTTAAGAGTCATTAACAGTCAACATGGAAAG AAATCTCTTGTCATGCGAATGAGGATAGCTTATAAGAGCAACGATGAAGATATTTTGGAGGAAGGGCAAGTCAGCAATTTCCCTCGTGGTTTGTGA
- the LOC122311481 gene encoding AP-1 complex subunit gamma-2-like isoform X1: protein MNPFSSGTRLRDMIRAIRACKTAAEERAVVRKECAAIRSSINENDHDYRHRNIAKLMFIHMLGYPTHFGQMECLKLIASAEFPEKRIGYLGLMLLLDERQEVLMLVTNSLKQDLNHANQYIVGLALCALGNICSAEMARDLAPEVERLLQFRDPNTRKKAALCAIRIIKKVPDLAENFINPAAALLKEKHHGVLITGVQLCTDLCKVSAEALEYCRKKCTGGLVRTLKDVANSPYAPEYDIAGITDPFLHIRLLRLLHVLGQGDADVSDLMNDILAQVATKTETNKNAGNAILYECVETIMSIEDNGGLRVLAINILGRFLSNRDNNIRYVALNMLMKAITVDTQAVQRHRATIVECVKDSDASIRKRALELVYLLVNESNVKPLTKELIEYLERSDQEFKGDLTAKICSIIAKFSPEKIWYIDQMLKVLSEAGNFVKDEVWHALIVVISNASDLHGYTVRALYRAFQTSAEQQETLVRVAVWCIGEYGDLLVKNVGVLDIEDPITVTESDAVDVVEVAIKHHTSDLTTKAMSLIALLKLSSRFPSSSERIQDIIIQNRGSLVLELQQRSIEFNSVIEKHHNIRSALVERMPVLDEATFIGRRAGSTPATVSTSNGPSLNLPNGVTKPPAAPLVDLLDLSSDDAPAPSSSGADFLQDLLGVDLSPASKQPGISGTNQAPRTGTDVLLDLLSIETPPASPITDILSSSQVYKSPHASLEGLSSPSALSTRAATPAGAAPMMDLLDGFVPNSPISEDNGPVYPSIVAFESSSLRIMFNFSKARGNPQTTSIQATFTNLSPNVYTDFIFQAAVPKFLQLHLDPASSNTLPAGGNGSITQNLRVINSQHGKKSLVMRMRIAYKSNDEDILEEGQVSNFPRGL from the exons ATGAATCCGTTCTCTTCCGGAACGCGCCTTCG GGACATGATTCGGGCTATACGTGCCTGCAAAACTGCAGCAGAGGAACGTGCTGTTGTAAGAAAAGAGTGTGCTGCTATTCGCTCCTCAATTAATGAAAATGATCACGATTATAGGCATCGTAACATTGCAAAGCTCATGTTCATACACATGCTTGGCTACCCCACACATTTTGGTCAAATGGAATGCCTTAAGTTGATTGCATCTGCTGAATTTCCAGAGAAGAGAATCGGCTATCTTGGCCTCATGTTGCTTCTTGATGAAAGACAAGAAGTTCTCATGTTGGTCACAAACTCACTAAAACA AGATCTCAATCATGCAAATCAGTATATTGTGGGACTTGCTCTTTGTGCTTTAGGGAATATTTGTTCAGCAGAGATGGCTCGTGATCTTGCACCAGAAGTAGAAAGGTTGTTGCAATTTCGAGATCCGAATACTCGGAAAAAA GCAGCTTTGTGTGCTATAAGGATTATAAAGAAAGTACCAGACCTGGcggaaaattttataaatcctgCTGCTGCCTTACTTAAAGAAAAGCATCATGGAGTTTTAATAACAGGAGTTCAACTTTGTACAGATCTATGTAAAGTCAGTGCAGAAGCTCTGGAATATTGCAGAAAG AAGTGTACTGGGGGTTTGGTCAGAACTTTAAAGGATGTTGCAAACAGCCCATATGCACCTGAGTATGATATTGCTGGCATCACGGACCCTTTCCTCCATATTAGATTGCTTAGACTTTTGCATGTGTTGGGCCAAGGGGATGCAGATGTTAGTGACTTGATGAATGACATACTTGCCCAG GTGGCAACAAAAACAGAGACAAATAAGAATGCTGGCAATGCTATTCTGTATGAATGCGTTGAAACTATCATGAGCATTGAAGATAATGGTGGTTTACGTGTGCTTGCTATCAATATCTTGGGACGATTCTTGTCAAATCGTGACAACAATATCAG ATATGTTGCATTAAACATGCTGATGAAGGCTATAACGGTAGATACTCAAGCAGTGCAGAGACATCGGGCAACAATCGTGGAATGTGTAAAG GACTCAGATGCTTCAATTAGGAAAAGAGCCCTTGAACTTGTTTATCTTTTAGTAAATGAGAGCAATGTGAAGCCTTTGACAAAAGAGCTGATTGAATATCTAGAGAGAAGTGATCAAGAATTCAAGGGAGATCTTACtgccaaaatttgttccataaTTGCAAA GTTTTCACCTGAGAAAATATGGTACATTGATCAGATGCTCAAGGTTCTCTCTGAG GCTGGAAATTTTGTAAAAGATGAAGTCTGGCATGCACTTATCGTTGTGATAAGCAATGCTTCTGATCTCCATGGATATACTGTAAGGGCCTTATACCGAGCATTCCAAACTTCGGCTGAACAG CAGGAAACTCTTGTTCGAGTGGCAGTTTGGTGCATAGGAGAATATGGTGACTTGTTGGTCAAGAATGTTGGGGTGCTTGACATAGAGGATCCAATAACT GTAACAGAATCTGATGCTGTGGATGTGGTAGAGGTTGCCATTAAGCATCATACATCAGATCTCACTACTAAAGCTATGTCTTTGATTGCTCTGTTAAAGCTCTCTTCTCGCTTTCCATCTTCTTCAGA GCGGATCCAAGATATTATCATTCAAAACAGAGGAAGCCTTGTGCTTGAATTGCAGCAGAGATCCATCGAATTCAATTCTGTTATTGAGAAGCATCATAATATTAG GTCTGCGCTGGTTGAAAGGATGCCTGTCCTAGACGAGGCAACTTTCATTGGAAGGAGGGCTGGTTCGACACCAGCAACAGTTTCAACTTCCAATGGGCCATCACTTAATCTTCCTAATGGAGTCACTAAACCTCCTGCAGCCCCTCTTGTAGATTTACTTGATCTAAGTTCAGATGATGCCCCCGCACCTAGCTCTTCTGGTGCAGATTTTCTTCAGGATCTTCTTGGTGTTGATCTTTCACCAGCATCAAAACAACCTG GAATTTCTGGTACAAATCAGGCTCCAAGAACTGGCACAGATGTTCTACTGGATCTCTTGTCTATTGAAACACCTCCTGCCTCACCTATAACTGACATATTATCTAGCAGTCAAGTTTACAAATCACCACATGCATCATTGGAGGGACTCTCCTCTCCATCTGCACTCTCTACACGAGCTGCTACTCCTGCAGGAGCTGCTCCTATGATGGATTTGTTGGATGGCTTTGTCCCCAATTCACCAATATCTG AAGACAACGGTCCAGTTTACCCATCCATCGTCGCGTTTGAGAGCAGCTCCTTGAGAATAATGTTTAACTTCTCTAAGGCACGTGGAAACCCACAAACAACATCAATCCAGGCTACTTTTACAAATTTGTCACCAAATGTCTATACAGATTTTATTTTCCAGGCAGCAGTTCCAAAG TTTCTTCAACTGCACTTAGATCCAGCTAGTAGCAATACTCTCCCTGCAGGTGGTAATGGATCCATCACACAAAATTTAAGAGTCATTAACAGTCAACATGGAAAG AAATCTCTTGTCATGCGAATGAGGATAGCTTATAAGAGCAACGATGAAGATATTTTGGAGGAAGGGCAAGTCAGCAATTTCCCTCGTGGTTTGTGA